A genome region from Penicillium psychrofluorescens genome assembly, chromosome: 3 includes the following:
- a CDS encoding uncharacterized protein (ID:PFLUO_004496-T1.cds;~source:funannotate), with protein sequence MSVHIPPRPPVLDSVRLHEISLPLPAAPDPWHRDGKPQPCTATLKLSYSSAIAAASSDDVSLSLDYGKLFRRLDTDVRGMGSSPGGTSTDMVSIEGTQRPEMRSTAVGQDPRVTAGIVANCGLGLLDETAAAVRRMAHVHTSPRASFSGEFAGAAQQVSSTTAAPRSYPISADYGQCEVSLHLPKAILRAEEGLRYRSLMVWGYKQGLASEEGRCSVVLEEEFRIEGIRCHCILGVNSHERVEKQTVIVSLEFSGPGQLAWGSAVVDSYQAMARAVAENVEETSFQTVEALATFVARIATVEFGNERVTVRVEKPSALAFVQRSGVEITRTMDFFRS encoded by the exons ATGTCCGTCCACATTCCCCCCCGCCCACCAGTCCTAGACAGTGTCCGCCTCCACGAGAtctcccttcccctccccgcAGCTCCAGACCCCTGGCACCGCGATGGCAAGCCACAGCCCTGCACCGCAACCCTAAAGCTCTCCTACTCCTctgccatcgccgccgcctcttcAGACGATGTCTCCCTATCCCTAGACTACGGGAAGCTGTTTCGCCGATTGGACACCGATGTGCGCGGCATGGGCAGCAGCCCCGGCGGCACCTCGACGGACATGGTCAGTATCGAGGGCACGCAGCGCCCGGAGATGCGCTCCACGGCCGTCGGGCAGGATCCCCGGGTTACGGCGGGGATTGTGGCGAATTGTGGACTGGGGTTGTTGGATGAgaccgctgctgctgtgaGACGGATGGCGCATGTTCACACTAGCCCCCGGGCGAGTTTCTCGGGTGAGTTTGCCGGTGCTGCGCAACAAGTATCATCCACTACGGCTGCGCCGCGGTCATACCCAATTTCTGCAGACTACGGCCAATGCGAGGTGTCGCTGCACCTCCCGAAAGCCATTCtccgcgccgaggaggggCTTCGGTATCGCAGCCTGATGGTGTGGGGGTACAAGCAAGGGCTCGCGAGCGAGGAAGGTCGCTGCTCCgtcgtgctggaggaggagtTCCGCATTGAAGGCATCCGGTGCCATTGTATCCTGGGAGTCAACTCGCACGAGCGCGTCGAGAAGCAGACTGTGATTGTGTCGCTGGAGTTCTCGGGTCCCGGACAGCTGGCTTGGGGGTCCGCTGTTGTGGACTCGTATCAGGCTATGGCGAGGGCTGTTGCTGAG AACGTCGAGGAGACCTCGTTTCAGACCGTCGAGGCGCTGGCGACGTTCGTGGCGCGCATTGCGACGGTGGAGTTTGGTAATGAGAGGGTTACAGTGAGGGTAGAGAAGCCTAGTGCGTTGGCGTTTGTTCAGCGGTCTGGCGTGGAGATTACGAGGACGATGGATTTCTTTCGATCGTGA
- a CDS encoding uncharacterized protein (ID:PFLUO_004497-T1.cds;~source:funannotate) codes for MPSSDTHEDLSVADVFSPQADSSQPSIELPANQRVPDVHGMSDRGLSPRKMTNDLLAKPQRRKKKQKQADLARSTVHGFTPIASGDEDSDFSPTSSRAADSRPTTALGQASAGHGVSALKLQLDSLSLSGNHRPNGVGSKTPSNASVYSDSDQTEVLTSYEVPLDQDFVSPDAADQEKSEPVGAVDMRSQLCRKMTAHDFEPLLCLGKGSFGTVLLVRHVVTGKLYAQKQFRKASITVHKKLVEQTKTERTILESVNRHPFVVKLFYAFQDHEKLYLILEYAQGGELFTHLAMERMFDEDAAAFYMAEMVLALEHLHQNVGVLYRDLKPENCLLDRQGHLLLTDFGLSKIALSDDDRCNSSLGTIEYMAPEVIQAKPYGKACDWWSLGALGYDLLTGSPPFRANNHTKLQEKIVKQKLVLPYFLGPDAKDLLTRLMRKDPAKRLGYHMPKDLVTIKKHRFFRKIDWAALERRELDPPIQPVVTDPALAENFSADFIHLPLSPTVTTDGFDEMYASANGRVSSSCGGPDHPASGEGDPFGGFSFVASSSLLDHGHGVMTAGY; via the coding sequence ATGCCTTCTTCGGATACCCACGAGGACCTGTCCGTCGCGGACGTGTTCAGCCCGCAAGCCGATAGCAGCCAGCCTTCCATCGAGCTTCCAGCCAATCAACGCGTCCCCGATGTGCACGGGATGAGCGATCGCGGTCTCTCGCCTCGAAAGATGACCAACGATCTGCTGGCCAAGCCGCAGCGCCGCAAgaaaaagcagaagcaggcTGACCTGGCTCGCTCGACCGTGCACGGGTTCACTCCGATTGCGTCTGGGGACGAAGATTCGGACTTCTCACCCACCAGTTCCCGCGCCGCCGATTCGcggcccaccaccgccctcgGCCAAGCATCTGCGGGCCATGGGGTGAGCGCTTTGAAGCTTCAACTCGATTCTTTGAGTCTTTCTGGCAACCACCGTCCCAACGGAGTCGGCTCTAAAACTCCCAGCAACGCGAGTGTCTACTCCGACAGCGACCAGACCGAGGTTCTGACCAGTTATGAAGTTCCTCTGGACCAGGACTTTGTCAGTCCCGATGCTGCCGACCAGGAAAAGTCCGAGCCGGTCGGTGCTGTCGATATGCGCAGCCAGCTGTGCCGGAAGATGACGGCCCATGACTTTGAGCCGCTCCTGTGCCTGGGCAAAGGCTCGTTCGGAACGGTTCTGCTGGTTCGCCATGTCGTCACGGGAAAACTATACGCTCAGAAGCAGTTCCGCAAGGCATCAATCACCGTGCACAAGAAACTCGTGGAGCAGACCAAGACGGAGCGCACGATTCTGGAGAGTGTCAACCGCCACCCGTTCGTGGTCAAGCTGTTCTATGCCTTCCAGGACCACGAGAAACTCTACCTGATCCTGGAATACGCGCAGGGCGGGGAGCTGTTCACCCATCTTGCCATGGAGCGCATGTTCGATGAAGATGCGGCGGCCTTCTACATGGCGGAGATGGTTCTCGCTCTCGAGCACCTGCACCAGAACGTCGGCGTGCTGTACCGCGACCTCAAGCCCGAAAACTGCCTCTTGGATCGCCAGGGCCACCTGCTCCTCACAGACTTTGGCCTCAGCAAGATCGCCCTCAGCGACGACGACCGCTGCAACTCTTCCCTCGGAACCATCGAGTACATGGCTCCCGAGGTGATCCAGGCCAAGCCCTACGGCAAAGCCTGCGACTGGTGGTCTCTCGGCGCACTGGGCTATGACCTCTTAACGGGCTCGCCCCCGTTCCGCGCGAACAACCACACAAAGCTGCAAGAGAAAATCGTCAAGCAGAAACTCGTCCTGCCCTACTTCCTCGGCCCGGACGCCAAAGATCTCCTCACCCGTCTCATGCGCAAGGACCCCGCCAAACGCCTGGGCTACCACATGCCCAAGGACCTGGTGACCATCAAGAAACACCGCTTCTTCCGCAAAATCGACTGGGCCGCCCTCGAGCGCCGCGAGCTCGACCCGCCCATCCAACCCGTCGTCACGGATCCTGCTCTCGCGGAGAACTTTTCTGCGGATTTCATCCACCTCCCGCTCAGCCCGACTGTTACCACGGACGGGTTCGACGAAATGTATGCTTCTGCGAATGGCCGTGTTTCTTCGTCTTGCGGTGGACCGGACCACCCGGCTTCGGGCGAGGGCGATCCCTTTGGCGGATTCAGTTTCGTTGCCTCGAGCAGTCTGCTGGATCACGGACACGGTGTGATGACTGCGGGTTATTGA
- a CDS encoding uncharacterized protein (ID:PFLUO_004498-T1.cds;~source:funannotate): protein MESSASPAPHRRRIPGLPNPVVAAAQQKWLFTDEDLERTPSRIDNISRGEEDHIRHRAVEFIWQVSMMLKMPPQTSMTATVFMHRFLMRYSLQGHYPEISSNLMHPKVIAGVALFVAFKVDETMRRMKDFVIACCRVALKQADMIVDEQSKDYWKWRDLLLQNESTMLEILCFDLQLESPYRILWDYSLFFNVQDHRPLRHAAYAFLNDSTYTVLCLQFPPRVIAAAALYAAARHCNVAFPDDDEGRPWWVRIDVRVDDLIRACKLIVQIYERVHQHLSKGYPDFAISDPPIPQDPTRLSQDPPPAAATSAEAPPNGRKRSREPETFSGPLPSRIPEQPPRNGGGRSPKRQRTVSPGTGQEPKTSTAEPRVPRIPKKALESATSQSKHPLKATSAPAKDDTTPEEGEIASDERTPSRPQAAQPADSIRSDPQKRDVDDEGGGGSEEGEI, encoded by the coding sequence ATGGAGTCATCCGCGTCTCCCGCACCGCATAGACGACGCATCCCCGGCCTGCCCAACCCGGTGGTAGCAGCCGCGCAGCAAAAATGGCTCTTCACAGACGAAGACCTGGAGCGCACGCCCTCGCGCATCGATAACATCAGccgcggcgaggaggaccacATCCGGCACCGCGCGGTGGAGTTTATCTGGCAGGTGAGCATGATGCTCAAGATGCCGCCGCAGACCTCCATGACCGCCACGGTGTTCATGCACCGCTTCCTCATGCGCTACTCGCTCCAGGGCCATTACCCGGAGATCTCCTCGAACCTGATGCATCCCAAGGTGATTGCCGGGGTGGCGCTGTTCGTCGCGTTCAAAGTCGACGAGACGATGCGGCGCATGAAGGACTTTGTGATCGCCTGCTGCCGCGTCGCGCTCAAGCAGGCCGACATGATCGTCGACGAGCAGTCCAAGGACTACTGGAAATGGCGcgacctcctcctccagaacGAGAGCACCATGCTGGAAATCCTCTGCTTCGACCTGCAGCTCGAGTCCCCCTACCGCATCCTGTGGGACTACTCGCTTTTCTTCAACGTCCAGGACCACCGGCCCCTCCGCCACGCGGCGTACGCCTTCCTCAACGACTCCACGTACACAGTGCTGTGTCTTCAGTTCCCGCCGCGCgtcatcgccgccgcggcgctCTACGCGGCCGCGCGACACTGCAACGTCGCCTTcccagacgacgacgagggccGCCCCTGGTGGGTCCGCATCGATGTCCGCGTCGACGACCTCATCCGCGCCTGCAAGCTGATCGTCCAGATCTACGAGCGCGTCCATCAACACCTGAGCAAGGGGTATCCGGACTTTGCCATCTCCGACCCTCCTATCCCGCAGGACCCGACCCGTCTTTCGCAAGATCCTCCCCCTGCCGCTGCTACGAGTGCAGAAGCTCCCCCGAACGGCCGCAAGCGCTCGCGCGAGCCGGAGACTTTCTCGGGGCCTTTACCATCTCGGATCCCCGAACAACCGCCCCGGAATGGTGGGGGACGCTCGCCGAAACGCCAGCGAACAGTCTCTCCCGGGACGGGGCAAGAACCAAAAACCAGCACCGCCGAACCTCGCGTGCCGCGCATTCCAAAGAAAGCACTGGAATCCGCAACATCACAATCGAAACATCCTTTAAAAGCAACCTCCGCACCCGCGAAAGATGACACCACCCCTGAAGAAGGCGAGATTGCGTCTGATGAAAGGACTCCCTCTCGGCCTCAAGCGGCGCAGCCTGCAGACTCGATTAGGTCAGATCCGCAGAAAAGGGATGTCGATGATGAGGGCGGAGGGGGAAGCGAAGAGGGTGAGATTTAG
- a CDS encoding uncharacterized protein (ID:PFLUO_004499-T1.cds;~source:funannotate), with amino-acid sequence MAAPTTMIDPTKQAEYPIVLGDRLAESAGAESRLVNINYNYKTKSATPQQRSNITRALRSRDLYNLVVKDKAPNADNTLSYSYQGSEDPSSDRNLVLVFDSDRKVFVLEPVSTKLNFNLRSAPGKTEKQVLEQYEQLRIFQEEDHASGDDRLAGSTSEDEGPADDSNPYDYRHFLPKHRAQDDKPASYLTTPELSASRVDTPLVPAATKSAPKPMARPKTQTNPLRQQKKRAEKPATRPTVKPTTEKARRAEPEREESRSPSSDAGTSQQAEQSPNSNIIVDGDLIIDMGSPPPSRPAFKVNPAYFSSNNTPTPDSHDGDESMEDLRLPSPARDVVKPSNPGEGDGTVDDDALAAEMEAAFEESAREEEARSQHYGQSESRQYVASDDESEVSEEE; translated from the coding sequence ATGGCCGCGCCAACCACCATGATCGATCCCACGAAACAAGCCGAGTACCCCATCGTGCTGGGAGACCGCCTGGCCGAGAGCGCCGGCGCCGAAAGCCGGCTGGTCAACATCAACTACAACTACAAGACCAAGTCTGCCACGCCCCAGCAGCGATCCAACATCACCCGCGCCCTACGATCCCGCGACCTCTACAACCTGGTCGTGAAAGACAAAGCACCAAACGCAGACAACACGCTGTCATATTCCTATCAAGGCAGTGAGGATCCATCCTCGGACCGGAACTTGGTGCTGGTGTTCGACTCGGACCGCAAGGTGTTTGTCTTGGAGCCCGTCTCCACCAAACTGAACTTTAACCTGCGGTCGGCACCGGGCAAGACAGAAAAACAGGTCCTCGAACAGTACGAACAACTGCGCATATTCCAAGAGGAGGATCACGCATCGGGAGACGATCGGCTCGCCGGTAGCaccagcgaggacgagggccCGGCCGACGATAGCAACCCGTACGACTATCGACACTTCCTCCCCAAGCACCGTGCCCAGGATGACAAGCCTGCTTCTTACCTCACCACTCCCGAACTATCTGCAAGCAGGGTCGATACACCGCTGGTGCCGGCAGCCACCAAATCGGCCCCGAAACCTATGGCCCGACCCAAGACCCAGACCAACCCTCTCCGACAACAGAAGAAACGCGCAGAGAAGCCAGCCACGCGGCCAACAGTGAAACCAACTACTGAAAAAGCTCGCCGTGCTGAGCCTGAACGGGAAGAGTCTCGCTCGCCGTCCTCTGACGCAGGGACGTCCCAGCAGGCGGAACAATCGCCCAATTCGAACATCATCGTCGACGGAGATTTGATTATCGACATGggatcgccgccgccttcacGGCCGGCATTTAAAGTCAACCCCGCTTacttctcctccaacaatACCCCCACTCCCGATTCCCATGACGGAGACGAGTCCATGGAGGATCTGCGGCTCCCCTCTCCAGCCAGAGATGTTGTGAAACCTTCGAATCCTGGAGAGGGCGATGGAACAGTGGATGATGACGCcctggcggcggagatggaggcggcCTTTGAAGAAAGTgccagggaagaagaagcccgcaGCCAGCATTATGGCCAGTCGGAGTCTCGGCAGTATGttgccagcgatgacgaaAGTGAGGTCAGCGAGGAAGAATGA
- a CDS encoding uncharacterized protein (ID:PFLUO_004500-T1.cds;~source:funannotate) codes for MPFEFIDNNTTISRAERKRIRSHAAKGLNVGKTIIRPSRKRLAATRTVQPENQKNQAREPRREIERQIGDGLSVLGLPAPPTLASKRLVQKALIFFAGPRHAPELDKALDPYAHNPATIWMQFIFIDEAYFHCAMAMAITALNSLVMQSEDPADAMRHMARSLRMVNQRLASPHDALSDTTIAVIIMLSHYERHNGHLRQGKVHFDGLLRIVELRGGIANLAKTNPYIAMKLYM; via the exons ATGCCCTTCGAGTTCATCGACAACAATACTACCATCAGCCGGGCTGAGCGCAAACGCATCCGCAGCCATGCAGCCAAAGGCCTCAACGTGGGAAAGACCATTATTCGCCCATCCCGAAAGAGGCTTGCCGCCACTCGGACAGTTCAACCCGAGAATCAAAAGAATCAAGCTCGAGAGCCCAGAAGAGAGATTGAACGTCAGATTGGCGACGGGCTGTCTGTTCTCGGGCtgccagcaccaccgacgCTGGCATCCAAACGCCTGGTCCAGAAAG CCTtaatcttcttcgccggtCCCCGACATGCCCCAGAGCTAGACAAGGCCCTTGACCCTTACGCTCACAATCCCGCCACCATCTGGATGCAATTCATCTTCATAGATGAGGCCT ACTTCCACTGTGccatggcaatggccatAACAGCCCTAAACAGCCTGGTAATGCAATCCGAGGACCCAGCCGATGCAATGCGCCACATGGCGCGCTCGCTGCGCATGGTAAATCAACGACTCGCATCTCCCCACGACGCCCTCTCAGACACGACCATAGCCGTGATTATCATGCTATCTCATTACGAGCGGCATAATGGCCATCTGCGTCAGGGGAAGGTGCATTTTGATGGGCTGCTTCGTATTGTGGAGCTGAGGGGTGGAATTGCGAATCTGGCGAAGACCAACCCCTATATAGCCATGAAACTGTACATGTAA